In Leishmania donovani BPK282A1 complete genome, chromosome 35, the following are encoded in one genomic region:
- a CDS encoding DNA repair protein RAD2, putative, with amino-acid sequence MGVHGLWRLLDSFGVVVQPDELKGKRVAIDASIWIAQFRARVAPGEDTEHKVLEGFLARILKLLFYGIHPVFVFDGPASSSKGAEHHRRTMQQARNARALVKRRARQILLAQVAAGALDVEDLKAAMPSGARAENNAVRAQKDSDAAVPSMAANAAEGTGVSETLPRGGGAGHALGATSSTRSSAIHGGKRPREASEEVLPLPRPHRRRLCRRQRRLAPDAVSATITQSFLRDVEGLLEERTRHEACVLQNALQSTSTSLFMGPRRTVDENSEAVVGVITSGHLQPLHPHRAAAVVLVSGDSQEERDATGCVVISDSESGAEAVSSASCTVASTDAEGCSDVEEVVLVEKAGGPARADAPEGALWLPSSASSPSVATAVLHSGDMTRFLNARSQSTCTPPPELMPSTIASEGTSSVITSSSSSAAQSVSGDEGIATDLGSSSTSNSKSAAFPSDGSSEEADTFTDGGDGDDSDDAEFAWEPFTQRLHLAQLLRPQEQESESHAHSSCSTAAQMVTASFAGSPRTDAATVGKEDGDEDDYAPVRAVEVFSRCRTAPVPLPMVGSTSSKGEGEKDNCTIPVSAPQHSNAVKGAVSEVAGSPYCRSAEVHSLSTDRKSSLGGVPPREGGAARTNRVVIPFELLNVVELLDCCGVPYVLSPAEADAQCAFLARCGLVDAVFTEDSDVLVHGATTVLRGFFAQSKNVVAYEQTHLSACGITKTVLVALASLLGCDYTEGVCGIGLVGALEALVVAWTTAESAEAGAASSSAVLHLLRRWALLVQRPPRSWQEVDDHMTILQFALLRAHVAQWRTLEQRACFPEAHAVEAFFDAKVDLDTTPFQWLPPDWQRIRVFAGALGALSSPWLVQRYELARKECLRREETAAKDRASLTAGQRRLTEYGVRDRVRSRWAFQRQPPKHAAALAKLRAVQQMQ; translated from the coding sequence ATGGGTGTTCACGGCTTATGGCGACTTCTGGATTCTTTCGGGGTGGTTGTGCAGCCAGATGAGCTGAAGGGCAAGCGCGTGGCGATCGACGCCAGCATCTGGATTGCACAGTTTCGCGCCCGCGTCGCGCCGGGCGAGGACACGGAACACAAGGTGCTCGAAGGCTTCCTGGCACGCATACTGAAGCTCCTCTTCTACGGCATTCATCCCGTCTTTGTGTTTGATGGcccagcgtcgtcgtcgaaggGTGCGGAGCATCACCGTCGCACGATGCAGCAGGCCAGGAATGCGCGGGCTCTCGTGAAGCGCAGGGCGCGCCAGATACTACTGGCTCaggtcgctgctggcgcgttGGATGTAGAGGATCTGAAGGCGGCCATGCCGAGCGGTGCACGCGCGGAGAACAATGCTGTGAGGGCTCAGAAAGACTCAGACGCGGCCGTGCCTTCGATGGCTGCCAACGCTGCGGAAGGAACCGGTGTCTCCGAGACACTGCCCcggggtggtggcgcaggccATGCGCTGGGTGCGACaagcagcacacgcagcagcgccattcATGGTGGAAAGCGGCCCAGAGAGGCCTcagaggaggtgctgccgctgccaagaccgcaccgccgccggctctGCCGCAGACAACGCCGCCTCGCTCCTGATGCCGTTTCCGCGACGATTACGCAGAGTTTCCTGAGGGATGTGGAGGGCCTTctggaggagcgcacgcGGCATGAGGCCTGTGTCCTGCAGAACGCTCTGCAGAGCACCAGTACCTCACTCTTTATGGGACCGCGCCGTACCGTCGACGAAAATTCTGAGGCCGTGGTCGGTGTGATTACCTCGGGGCACCtacagccgctgcacccacaccgcgctgccgccgtggtaTTAGTGTCTGGAGATTCGCAAGAAGAAAGAGACGCGACGGGCTGTGTCGTCATCAGTgacagcgagagcggcgccgaggcggtCTCGAGTgccagctgcaccgtcgcctcAACGGACGCTGAAGGGTGTAGCGATGTGGAAGAGGTTGTCCTGGTGGAAAAAGCGGGCGGCCCTGCTCGCGCAGACGCTCCTGAAGGAGCGCTTTGGCTGCCGTCGTCTGCCTCTTCGCCGTCAgtggcgacagcggtgctgcaTAGCGGAGACATGACGCGGTTTCTGAATGCGCGGTCTCAGTCAACGtgcacaccgccgcctgAGCTGATGCCCTCCACTATAGCTTCGGAGGGGACATCATCGGTAATcacatcatcatcatcctcTGCTGCCCAATCTGTGAGTGGAGATGAGGGCATTGCCACTGATCTCGGTAGTAGCAGTACGAGCAACAGCAAGAGCGCCGCTTTTCccagcgacggcagctctGAGGAGGCGGACACCTTTACCgatggtggcgatggtgatgACAGCGACGATGCCGAGTTCGCGTGGGAGCCGTTCACGCAGCGACTGCATCTCGCCCAGCTTCTGCGTccgcaggagcaggagagcGAGTCCCACGCACACTCATCGTGCTCGACAGCTGCTCAGATGGTCACTGCGTCCTTCGCTGGGTCACcgcgcaccgacgccgctACGGTGGGAAAAGAAGACGGAGATGAAGACGACTACGCGCCGGTGAGGGCTGTGGAGGTGTTTTCACGGTGTCGCacagcgccggtgccgctgcctaTGGTTGGTTCAACCAGCAGCAAGGGTGAGGGTGAGAAGGACAACTGCACTATTCCAGTGTCGGCGCCTCAACATTCAAACGCTGTGAAGGGCGCCGTCTCGGAGGTGGCAGGCTCACCTTACTGCAGAAGCGCCGAAGTGCACAGCTTGTCCACCGACCGCAAAAGCTCGCTGGGTGGCGTACCCCCTCGTGAGGGAGGCGCCGCGCGGACCAACCGAGTCGTCATCCCCTTTGAACTACTCAACGTGGTTGAGCTGCTGGACTGCTGCGGGGTGCCGTATGTGCTGAGCCCGGCAGAGGCAGACGCCCAGTGTGCGTTCCTGGCTCGGTGCGGCCTCGTGGATGCCGTTTTCACGGAGGATAGCGACGTGCTGGTGCATGGCGCGACGACAGTGCTGCGCGGCTTTTTCGCGCAGTCGAAAAATGTCGTCGCCTACGAGCAGACACATCTGTCGGCGTGTGGCATCACGAAGACCGTGCTTGTGGCACTTGCCTCTCTTCTCGGGTGTGACTACACGGAGGGGGTCTGTGGCATCGGTCTCGTGGGTGCGCTGGAGGCCTTAGTCGTGGCCTGGACAACAGCGGAAAGTGCGGAGGCGGGCGCCGCGTCCTCCTCAGCGGTCTTACACCTGTTGCGGCGTTGGGCCCTGCTTGTTCAGCGGCCTCCGCGTTCGTGGCAAGAGGTGGATGACCACATGACCATCCTGCAGTTCGCGCTTCTCCGGGCCCACGTGGCGCAGTGGCGCACGCTGGAGCAACGTGCGTGCTTTCCAGAAGCGCATGCCGTAGAGGCCTTCTTCGATGCCAAAGTCGATTTGGACACAACCCCGTTTCAGTGGCTCCCACCAGACTGGCAGCGGATTCGCGTATTCGCCGGGGCGCTTGGAGCACTGAGCTCGCCTTGGCTCGTGCAGAGATACGAGCTCGCGCGCAAGGAGTGCCTGCGGCGCGaagagacggcggcgaaggatCGTGCATCACTGACTGCTGgccagcggcggctgacAGAGTATGGCGTGCGGGATCGAGTGCGCTCCAGGTGGGCATTTCAGAGGCAACCTCCCAAGCACGCCGCGGCCCTTGCCAAGCTGCGCGCtgtgcagcagatgcagtGA
- a CDS encoding peptidyl-prolyl cis-trans isomerase (cyclophilin), putative has translation MAVVLHTTVGDLPVLLHYQTCPLASFNFLALCASGYYDGCTFYRHFPGILLQTGDPTNTGKGGESIFAQLPFVANTADGDEGGDAVSSEAASVAAAGILPGRYFHDEGFGVTTHAQRGTLSMAHKGTRADTNASQFFITTSPQSSFDGFYTAFGVVDLNGVYSASEAAVVAEVASCPEGEVAGSSLAIAEPDAVGGAAPRCGDAVLTALEVASAKVDEKNVVQLASRARITNVTVLYNPFAEGKMKL, from the coding sequence ATGGCCGTCGTCCTGCACACCACCGTAGGGGACCTTCCGGTGCTGCTCCATTATCAGACATGCCCGCTCGCCTCCTTTAACTTCCTTGCGCTCTGCGCCTCGGGTTACTACGACGGGTGCACCTTCTATCGGCACTTCCCTGGCATTCTGCTGCAGACTGGTGATCCGACGAACACCGGAAAAGGCGGCGAATCCATCTTTGCCCAGCTACCCTTTGTCGCCAATACCGCTGACGGCGACGAAGGTGGTGATGCGGTGTCATCGGAGGCCGCGTCTGTAGCTGCCGCGGGCATCCTTCCGGGACGGTACTTTCACGACGAGGGCTTTGGTGtcaccacgcacgcacagcgcggCACCCTCTCCATGGCCCACAAGGGCACCAGGGCGGATACGAACGCCTCTCAGTTTTTCATTACTACCAGTCCGCAGTCATCCTTCGATGGCTTTTACACTGCCTTCGGCGTGGTGGACCTGAACGGTGTCTACTCGGCTTCTGAGGCCGCCGTGgtggcagaggtggcgaGCTGCCCAGAAGGGGAGGTGGCCGGAAGCTCTTTAGCCATAGCTGAACCTGACGCAgttggcggcgcagcgcccaGGTGCGGAGACGCCGTGCTGACGGCATTGGAGGTCGCTTCCGCAAAGGTCGACGAAAAGAACGTTGTCCAGCTGGCGTCCCGCGCTCGCATCACTAACGTTACCGTTCTCTACAACCCCTTCGCTGAGGGAAAGATGAAGCTGTag
- a CDS encoding iron-sulfur cluster assembly protein, putative, protein MAAMPLLACAAQLAAVRTLYSEKVQDHYKNPRNVGKLDKNDPNVGTGLRGAPECGDMTQMQVKVNPDTLVIEDVKFKAFGCGSAIAASSYASQAIRGKTVADALKLTNKEIAHELSLPPVKLHCSMLAEETIHAAVENYLSKNPTLKSKVSKRKEEEVKQE, encoded by the coding sequence ATGGCTGCGATGCcgttgcttgcgtgcgctgcgcaactGGCCGCTGTGCGCACGTTGTACAGTGAAAAGGTGCAGGACCACTACAAGAACCCGCGCAACGTGGGTAAGCTGGACAAGAACGACCCTAACGTGGGTACCgggctgcgcggcgcaccggAGTGTGGCGACATGACGCAAATGCAGGTGAAGGTAAACCCGGATACACTTGTGATCGAGGACGTCAAGTTCAAGGCGTTCGGCTGCGGGAGCGCAATAGCTGCGTCGTCGTACGCGTCGCAGGCGATCCGCGGCAAGACTGTCGCGGACGCGCTGAAGCTGACGAACAAGGAGATTGCGCATGAGCTGTCTCTGCCGCCGGTAAAGCTGCACTGCTCCATGTTGGCGGAGGAGACGATCCACGCTGCGGTGGAGAACTACCTGTCGAAGAACCCGACGCTGAAGAGCAAGGTGTCGAAgcggaaggaggaggaggtcaAACAGGAGTGA